One stretch of Diorhabda carinulata isolate Delta chromosome 5, icDioCari1.1, whole genome shotgun sequence DNA includes these proteins:
- the LOC130894492 gene encoding reticulon-4 isoform X1, whose product MEHSKETEQGLFNIKREVDSMDDFEHLEHDSSPLQDLLGLKSDKEVTAPKTVHEINNTPKTAVSDKTGGADLLASLEEPLIPEKMNRNLLEDDFLESEHNKDKLDQFLHSPFDHGDNKLSSANLIEAEKVSEPQKKEVDQFSDFEQNVSDFKSKLPEDTFKPEPTSTPPVHPIEPEITVSPSVQVPERPVTNEPEKTIPTATAPVVEKKVEIQENITKNVIADKPAVVTPAKIAPTDAAAIFCQMGLDLKKMANEVVQDVINGVQEANILTGNDKETCCQRSLLCVLFNPNAWFNPEKLDPKVESLIYWRNPKKSGPVFGGVLVVLLALTYFSLISVVAYLSFFALGVTVAFRIYKNIVQAIQKTGDGHPFKEYLELDISLSQDKVNQFTAVAVAHINAAIFELRRLFLVEDLVDSIKFGVLLWTLTYVGAWFNGMTLIIIGWVALFTLPKVYEANKTQIDANLEVVRTKLAEITTKIKAAVPVGKKGEEKKEQ is encoded by the exons atggaACATTCTAAAGAAACTGAACAAGgattgtttaatataaaaaggGAAGTGGATTCGATGGATGATTTCGAACATTTAGAACACGACTCGAGTCCATTACAGGATTTATTGGGTTTAAAATCGGACAAAGAGGTGACAGCACCTAAAACAGTTCATGAGATCAATAACACGCCCAAGACCGCGGTGAGTGATAAAACCGGTGGAGCTGATTTGTTAGCCTCTTTGGAAGAACCTTTAATTCCAGAAAAAATGAATAGGAATTTATTAGAAGACGATTTTCTTGAAAGCGAACACAACAAGGATAAATTGGATCAATTCTTACATTCTCCTTTCGACCACGGAGATAACAAATTATCGTCTGCAAATCTAATAGAAGCCGAAAAAGTGAGTGAACCGCAGAAAAAGGAAGTTGATCAATTTTCAGATTTCGAACAAAATGTCAGTGATTTCAAATCTAAATTACCTGAGGATACGTTCAAACCTGAACCTACTTCAACTCCGCCGGTTCATCCAATAGAACCCGAGATAACTGTAAGTCCGAGTGTTCAAGTTCCAGAACGTCCAGTTACAAATGAACCAGAAAAAACTATACCTACAGCTACGGCTCCAGttgtggaaaaaaaagtggaaattcaagaaaatataacgaaaaatgtTATAGCAGATAAACCGGCTGTAGTTACACCGGCTAAAATAGCTCCCACTGACGCTGCAGCGATTTTTTGTCAAATGGGTTTAG ATTTGAAGAAGATGGCTAACGAAGTCGTACAAGACGTCATTAATGGTGTTCAAGAAGCAAACATATTAACCGGGAACGACAAAGAAACATGTTGTCAAAGATCGTTGCTTTGTGTTTTATTCAATCCCA ATGCATGGTTTAATCCTGAAAAATTGGATCCCAAAG tggagAGTCTGATCTACTGGCGCAATCCAAAAAAATCCGGCCCAGTTTTCGGTGGTGTCCTCGTCGTGCTATTGGCGCtgacttatttttctttaatcagCGTTGTAGCTTACCTTTCGTTCTTCGCTCTCGGCGTAACCGTAGCctttagaatttacaaaaatatcgtACAAGCCATACAAAAAACGGGAGACGGACACCCATTCAAGGAATATCTCGAATTGGATATATCGTTATCTCAAGATAAGGTTAATCAATTCACCGCTGTCGCGGTTGCGCATATCAATGCCGCCATATTCGAACTCAGGAGGTTGTTTTTGGTCGAAGATCTAGTCGATTCCATCAAATTTGGAGTTTTATTATGGACTTTAACTTACGTCGGAGCTTGGTTCAATGGAATGACACTAATTATTATCG GTTGGGTAGCGTTATTCACTCTTCCAAAAGTATACGAAGCTAACAAGACACAAATCGACGCCAATCTGGAAGTGGTCAGGACAAAATTGGCCGAAATTACCacaaa GATAAAGGCAGCTGTACCAGTGGGCAAGAAGGGCGAGGAGAAGAAGGAGCAATAA
- the LOC130894492 gene encoding reticulon-1-B isoform X2 produces the protein MEHSKETEQGLFNIKREVDSMDDFEHLEHDSSPLQDLLGLKSDKEVTAPKTVHEINNTPKTAVSDKTGGADLLASLEEPLIPEKMNRNLLEDDFLESEHNKDKLDQFLHSPFDHGDNKLSSANLIEAEKVSEPQKKEVDQFSDFEQNVSDFKSKLPEDTFKPEPTSTPPVHPIEPEITVSPSVQVPERPVTNEPEKTIPTATAPVVEKKVEIQENITKNVIADKPAVVTPAKIAPTDAAAIFCQMGLDAWFNPEKLDPKVESLIYWRNPKKSGPVFGGVLVVLLALTYFSLISVVAYLSFFALGVTVAFRIYKNIVQAIQKTGDGHPFKEYLELDISLSQDKVNQFTAVAVAHINAAIFELRRLFLVEDLVDSIKFGVLLWTLTYVGAWFNGMTLIIIGWVALFTLPKVYEANKTQIDANLEVVRTKLAEITTKIKAAVPVGKKGEEKKEQ, from the exons atggaACATTCTAAAGAAACTGAACAAGgattgtttaatataaaaaggGAAGTGGATTCGATGGATGATTTCGAACATTTAGAACACGACTCGAGTCCATTACAGGATTTATTGGGTTTAAAATCGGACAAAGAGGTGACAGCACCTAAAACAGTTCATGAGATCAATAACACGCCCAAGACCGCGGTGAGTGATAAAACCGGTGGAGCTGATTTGTTAGCCTCTTTGGAAGAACCTTTAATTCCAGAAAAAATGAATAGGAATTTATTAGAAGACGATTTTCTTGAAAGCGAACACAACAAGGATAAATTGGATCAATTCTTACATTCTCCTTTCGACCACGGAGATAACAAATTATCGTCTGCAAATCTAATAGAAGCCGAAAAAGTGAGTGAACCGCAGAAAAAGGAAGTTGATCAATTTTCAGATTTCGAACAAAATGTCAGTGATTTCAAATCTAAATTACCTGAGGATACGTTCAAACCTGAACCTACTTCAACTCCGCCGGTTCATCCAATAGAACCCGAGATAACTGTAAGTCCGAGTGTTCAAGTTCCAGAACGTCCAGTTACAAATGAACCAGAAAAAACTATACCTACAGCTACGGCTCCAGttgtggaaaaaaaagtggaaattcaagaaaatataacgaaaaatgtTATAGCAGATAAACCGGCTGTAGTTACACCGGCTAAAATAGCTCCCACTGACGCTGCAGCGATTTTTTGTCAAATGGGTTTAG ATGCATGGTTTAATCCTGAAAAATTGGATCCCAAAG tggagAGTCTGATCTACTGGCGCAATCCAAAAAAATCCGGCCCAGTTTTCGGTGGTGTCCTCGTCGTGCTATTGGCGCtgacttatttttctttaatcagCGTTGTAGCTTACCTTTCGTTCTTCGCTCTCGGCGTAACCGTAGCctttagaatttacaaaaatatcgtACAAGCCATACAAAAAACGGGAGACGGACACCCATTCAAGGAATATCTCGAATTGGATATATCGTTATCTCAAGATAAGGTTAATCAATTCACCGCTGTCGCGGTTGCGCATATCAATGCCGCCATATTCGAACTCAGGAGGTTGTTTTTGGTCGAAGATCTAGTCGATTCCATCAAATTTGGAGTTTTATTATGGACTTTAACTTACGTCGGAGCTTGGTTCAATGGAATGACACTAATTATTATCG GTTGGGTAGCGTTATTCACTCTTCCAAAAGTATACGAAGCTAACAAGACACAAATCGACGCCAATCTGGAAGTGGTCAGGACAAAATTGGCCGAAATTACCacaaa GATAAAGGCAGCTGTACCAGTGGGCAAGAAGGGCGAGGAGAAGAAGGAGCAATAA
- the LOC130894492 gene encoding reticulon-1 isoform X3: MEHSKETEQGLFNIKREVDSMDDFEHLEHDSSPLQDLLGLKSDKEVTAPKTVHEINNTPKTAVSDKTGGADLLASLEEPLIPEKMNRNLLEDDFLESEHNKDKLDQFLHSPFDHGDNKLSSANLIEAEKVSEPQKKEVDQFSDFEQNVSDFKSKLPEDTFKPEPTSTPPVHPIEPEITVSPSVQVPERPVTNEPEKTIPTATAPVVEKKVEIQENITKNVIADKPAVVTPAKIAPTDAAAIFCQMGLVESLIYWRNPKKSGPVFGGVLVVLLALTYFSLISVVAYLSFFALGVTVAFRIYKNIVQAIQKTGDGHPFKEYLELDISLSQDKVNQFTAVAVAHINAAIFELRRLFLVEDLVDSIKFGVLLWTLTYVGAWFNGMTLIIIGWVALFTLPKVYEANKTQIDANLEVVRTKLAEITTKIKAAVPVGKKGEEKKEQ, translated from the exons atggaACATTCTAAAGAAACTGAACAAGgattgtttaatataaaaaggGAAGTGGATTCGATGGATGATTTCGAACATTTAGAACACGACTCGAGTCCATTACAGGATTTATTGGGTTTAAAATCGGACAAAGAGGTGACAGCACCTAAAACAGTTCATGAGATCAATAACACGCCCAAGACCGCGGTGAGTGATAAAACCGGTGGAGCTGATTTGTTAGCCTCTTTGGAAGAACCTTTAATTCCAGAAAAAATGAATAGGAATTTATTAGAAGACGATTTTCTTGAAAGCGAACACAACAAGGATAAATTGGATCAATTCTTACATTCTCCTTTCGACCACGGAGATAACAAATTATCGTCTGCAAATCTAATAGAAGCCGAAAAAGTGAGTGAACCGCAGAAAAAGGAAGTTGATCAATTTTCAGATTTCGAACAAAATGTCAGTGATTTCAAATCTAAATTACCTGAGGATACGTTCAAACCTGAACCTACTTCAACTCCGCCGGTTCATCCAATAGAACCCGAGATAACTGTAAGTCCGAGTGTTCAAGTTCCAGAACGTCCAGTTACAAATGAACCAGAAAAAACTATACCTACAGCTACGGCTCCAGttgtggaaaaaaaagtggaaattcaagaaaatataacgaaaaatgtTATAGCAGATAAACCGGCTGTAGTTACACCGGCTAAAATAGCTCCCACTGACGCTGCAGCGATTTTTTGTCAAATGGGTTTAG tggagAGTCTGATCTACTGGCGCAATCCAAAAAAATCCGGCCCAGTTTTCGGTGGTGTCCTCGTCGTGCTATTGGCGCtgacttatttttctttaatcagCGTTGTAGCTTACCTTTCGTTCTTCGCTCTCGGCGTAACCGTAGCctttagaatttacaaaaatatcgtACAAGCCATACAAAAAACGGGAGACGGACACCCATTCAAGGAATATCTCGAATTGGATATATCGTTATCTCAAGATAAGGTTAATCAATTCACCGCTGTCGCGGTTGCGCATATCAATGCCGCCATATTCGAACTCAGGAGGTTGTTTTTGGTCGAAGATCTAGTCGATTCCATCAAATTTGGAGTTTTATTATGGACTTTAACTTACGTCGGAGCTTGGTTCAATGGAATGACACTAATTATTATCG GTTGGGTAGCGTTATTCACTCTTCCAAAAGTATACGAAGCTAACAAGACACAAATCGACGCCAATCTGGAAGTGGTCAGGACAAAATTGGCCGAAATTACCacaaa GATAAAGGCAGCTGTACCAGTGGGCAAGAAGGGCGAGGAGAAGAAGGAGCAATAA
- the LOC130894492 gene encoding reticulon-1-A isoform X5, with amino-acid sequence MDTLLENLMQRDQLESLIYWRNPKKSGPVFGGVLVVLLALTYFSLISVVAYLSFFALGVTVAFRIYKNIVQAIQKTGDGHPFKEYLELDISLSQDKVNQFTAVAVAHINAAIFELRRLFLVEDLVDSIKFGVLLWTLTYVGAWFNGMTLIIIGWVALFTLPKVYEANKTQIDANLEVVRTKLAEITTKIKAAVPVGKKGEEKKEQ; translated from the exons ATGGACACGCTGTTGGAAAATTTAATGCAACGAGATCAAC tggagAGTCTGATCTACTGGCGCAATCCAAAAAAATCCGGCCCAGTTTTCGGTGGTGTCCTCGTCGTGCTATTGGCGCtgacttatttttctttaatcagCGTTGTAGCTTACCTTTCGTTCTTCGCTCTCGGCGTAACCGTAGCctttagaatttacaaaaatatcgtACAAGCCATACAAAAAACGGGAGACGGACACCCATTCAAGGAATATCTCGAATTGGATATATCGTTATCTCAAGATAAGGTTAATCAATTCACCGCTGTCGCGGTTGCGCATATCAATGCCGCCATATTCGAACTCAGGAGGTTGTTTTTGGTCGAAGATCTAGTCGATTCCATCAAATTTGGAGTTTTATTATGGACTTTAACTTACGTCGGAGCTTGGTTCAATGGAATGACACTAATTATTATCG GTTGGGTAGCGTTATTCACTCTTCCAAAAGTATACGAAGCTAACAAGACACAAATCGACGCCAATCTGGAAGTGGTCAGGACAAAATTGGCCGAAATTACCacaaa GATAAAGGCAGCTGTACCAGTGGGCAAGAAGGGCGAGGAGAAGAAGGAGCAATAA
- the LOC130894492 gene encoding reticulon-1-A isoform X6: protein MESLIYWRNPKKSGPVFGGVLVVLLALTYFSLISVVAYLSFFALGVTVAFRIYKNIVQAIQKTGDGHPFKEYLELDISLSQDKVNQFTAVAVAHINAAIFELRRLFLVEDLVDSIKFGVLLWTLTYVGAWFNGMTLIIIGWVALFTLPKVYEANKTQIDANLEVVRTKLAEITTKIKAAVPVGKKGEEKKEQ, encoded by the exons a tggagAGTCTGATCTACTGGCGCAATCCAAAAAAATCCGGCCCAGTTTTCGGTGGTGTCCTCGTCGTGCTATTGGCGCtgacttatttttctttaatcagCGTTGTAGCTTACCTTTCGTTCTTCGCTCTCGGCGTAACCGTAGCctttagaatttacaaaaatatcgtACAAGCCATACAAAAAACGGGAGACGGACACCCATTCAAGGAATATCTCGAATTGGATATATCGTTATCTCAAGATAAGGTTAATCAATTCACCGCTGTCGCGGTTGCGCATATCAATGCCGCCATATTCGAACTCAGGAGGTTGTTTTTGGTCGAAGATCTAGTCGATTCCATCAAATTTGGAGTTTTATTATGGACTTTAACTTACGTCGGAGCTTGGTTCAATGGAATGACACTAATTATTATCG GTTGGGTAGCGTTATTCACTCTTCCAAAAGTATACGAAGCTAACAAGACACAAATCGACGCCAATCTGGAAGTGGTCAGGACAAAATTGGCCGAAATTACCacaaa GATAAAGGCAGCTGTACCAGTGGGCAAGAAGGGCGAGGAGAAGAAGGAGCAATAA
- the LOC130894492 gene encoding reticulon-1-A isoform X4 → MGRKQNKYQQYVSEDLPERGPVESLIYWRNPKKSGPVFGGVLVVLLALTYFSLISVVAYLSFFALGVTVAFRIYKNIVQAIQKTGDGHPFKEYLELDISLSQDKVNQFTAVAVAHINAAIFELRRLFLVEDLVDSIKFGVLLWTLTYVGAWFNGMTLIIIGWVALFTLPKVYEANKTQIDANLEVVRTKLAEITTKIKAAVPVGKKGEEKKEQ, encoded by the exons aTGGGTcggaaacaaaataaatatcaacaataCGTGTCTGAGGATTTACCTGAACGAGGTCCCG tggagAGTCTGATCTACTGGCGCAATCCAAAAAAATCCGGCCCAGTTTTCGGTGGTGTCCTCGTCGTGCTATTGGCGCtgacttatttttctttaatcagCGTTGTAGCTTACCTTTCGTTCTTCGCTCTCGGCGTAACCGTAGCctttagaatttacaaaaatatcgtACAAGCCATACAAAAAACGGGAGACGGACACCCATTCAAGGAATATCTCGAATTGGATATATCGTTATCTCAAGATAAGGTTAATCAATTCACCGCTGTCGCGGTTGCGCATATCAATGCCGCCATATTCGAACTCAGGAGGTTGTTTTTGGTCGAAGATCTAGTCGATTCCATCAAATTTGGAGTTTTATTATGGACTTTAACTTACGTCGGAGCTTGGTTCAATGGAATGACACTAATTATTATCG GTTGGGTAGCGTTATTCACTCTTCCAAAAGTATACGAAGCTAACAAGACACAAATCGACGCCAATCTGGAAGTGGTCAGGACAAAATTGGCCGAAATTACCacaaa GATAAAGGCAGCTGTACCAGTGGGCAAGAAGGGCGAGGAGAAGAAGGAGCAATAA
- the LOC130893674 gene encoding acetylcholine receptor subunit alpha-L1-like translates to MIIYLSIFLLFHFIVCANSGFTTTKLGPQPIWNATHTDQLRHDLLLNYDKFSRPAQHYNVTTVRFGIVIRHIEFNEFKSTLTVYAWLRMVWNDEKLKWDPSNYGNLSTLHLAEHELWQPDIYLYNSATSTAVNQFGNTHFLVYPDGKVLWVPPTQLTVLCGLDLKNWPFDKQECYMKFGSWTYSGDQIDLLHYDDNPEVGLELIIHNSEWEITKVSQTRSERYYSCCAESYPDITVNMTLTRISTSYKSIIVTPAFVVIILTMLSFGLPPQAGEKIILNACTALIVCLFTLYFTQKLPLMGAETPLIVMFYTSSLYVITFSMVGSVIVITLSRIRHSTSLPWVIKQPLTGKFGKLLGLDNYIDQTLTQSHGVMVEEMREHQGSEFDDGNSDDNHIIKSHLHQNKPNLQKDWILLAAAIDRISFVFYCLLFIVLSIVYSL, encoded by the exons atgataatatatttatcaatatttttattattccatttTATTGTGTGTGCTAATTCTGGATTTACTACAACAA AATTAGGTCCCCAACCAATTTGGAACGCCACCCATACCGATCAACTACGTCATGATCTTTTGCTCAATTACGATAAATTTTCAAGGCCGGCCCAGCACTATAACGTCACGACAGTGCGATTTGGAATAGTCATAAGACACATAGAATTCAACGAGTTTAAATCCACTTTAACCGTTTACGCTTGGTTAAGAATG GTGTGgaatgatgaaaaattaaaatgggATCCCTCTAATTACGGCAACTTATCAACATTACATTTGGCCGAACACGAATTATGGCAGcctgatatttatttatataacag TGCCACTAGTACGGCGGTTAATCAATTCGGCAACACGCATTTTTTAGTTTATCCTGACGGTAAAGTTTTGTGGGTCCCTCCGACTCAATTAACGGTTCTTTGTggtttagatttaaaaaattggcCTTTCGATAAACAAGAATGTTACATGAAATTCGGATCGTGGACTTATAGCGGTGATCAAATCGATCTATTGCATTATGACGATAATCCGGAAGTAGGG CTAGAGTTAATAATTCACAATTCCGAATGGGAAATAACAAAAGTGTCTCAAACTAGAAGTGAACGATATTATTCATGTTGTGCTGAATCATATCCAGACATAACTGTAAATATGACCTTAACAAGAATATCCACTTCCTATAAATCAATAATAGTCACACCGGCCTTCG ttgTGATTATTTTAACGATGTTAAGTTTTGGTTTACCCCCTCAGGcaggagaaaaaattatattaaacgcTTGTACTGCACTGATAGTTTGTTTATTCACGTTATATTTCACACAAAAACTTCCTCTAATGGGGGCAGAAACTCCACTGATAG tGATGTTTTACACTAGTAGTTTATACGTTATAACATTTTCCATGGTCGGCTCTGTGATAGTCATAACTTTATCCAGAATTCGACATTCTACTTCGCTTCCGTGGGTCATTAAACAACCCCTAACTGGGAAATTTGGGAAATTATTAGGACTAGATAATTACATTGATCAG ACGCTTACCCAAAGTCACGGTGTTATGGTTGAAGAAATGAGAGAACACCAAGGAAGCGAATTCGATGATGGAAATAGCGACGATAACCACATTATTAAATCCCATTTACATCAAAACAAACCGAATTTACAGAAAGACTGGATACTTTTAGCTGCTGCGATTGATAGAATATCATTTGTTTTCTATTGTTTGCTATTTATCGTATTATCTATTGTATAttcattgtaa
- the LOC130893831 gene encoding enhanced level of genomic instability 1 produces the protein MKSIKNYFTSPKEQVEENANTNPVECKQEQAKKKRKKKRKHSDPAITDVAQLLTDNLKFSPNTITQTKLISLENTPKNEVVTTDDILINTKENKRSNVAGGIIKECKLKISNNSPLEIDSLKRETKENKTCKLNAFQFMMDKRNKSIGSNSPGKELDKELPLDEGENKEKLAARRHLFSKWSELKGGEKRKRLEQEKDEIIKHKLNERTKRFKKLLKVDKNEKIETLKRKRSRRISSSSEDIDDFEKKEAKQNILRKKGSGTKKNYVKDDTSIGKCTRDGFSDIENPLTENRVIKMENNNGKLEKTGNLLSFIKSEQKEKKNKTKKHSKDEKYDKKKQKYPTENESNQERTLRSWKLKIKLKTDDFNDEKSSQISPVDYLELSSSDLDECVDLSSDSEDKKMVKIAPVFHKSLPKPKEDPAIAEARKQFLMSGIPSSLKKIIDRQNSFVDQQDGFPVTSHVQQKCDSSFWNLPPVRLKLLDDAPISIRKDLICEKIIGSDRIGGANTENRVGKFVDSGMVLRKIKKENPDYPVIKSFRQICGNKSGVIEGVGTSGKRKKGKKVNGGSVVENFGGNWCMWTEKYKPKTSNEILGNSQAIKRLKKWLEDWKQFSNEINLGGKTETRSSESEFETTDCDSRDGSMLPGKIIILEGPCGTGKTMSVYAVCNELGYNVIELNASNKRTGKRLLQDLQEATQSHQVRKKESFFQSSTKESLKNHEMCLLLIEDVDLVFEQDDGFVNALLQLTATTKRPIIATTNDYYSIFVQKYFGMFEFIHFSPLSSFSLATWLQIVFLVEGSYVCRNDIGSLLEYNKGDVRKTLLQLQFWLQSQPEPNLIKIEDKINYNEKFTDVDNSIEEKSYKKCISVSEIFQMDQPFRIPFTLDLLWWNIFSNRRLDNCQETVVNSDSDKVGLVSLGRVFDSLSCVDMMCKNVSCYNEGNIKVRDSLELCETFNYYDDPEFVHELTSYLMNGYISKYGDNKNKLDPALSDRTERRWKTTLQEYENEFKEALLLSTDKKSSALDYLPALRHITRSESVRAASNTKRGNRFRNYLKDLGVKCQDKTITNACRIFNNQFSI, from the exons atgaaaagtattaaaaactattttacaaGTCCGAAAGAACAAGTAGAAGAGAATGCGAATACGAATCCAGTAGAATGTAAGCAAGAGCAAGCTAAGAAAAAACggaaaaagaaacgaaaacatTCCGATCCTGCTATTACGGATGTAGCACAATTATTAacagataatttaaaattttcacctaATACTATAACACAGactaaattaatttctttagaaaatactCCAAAAAACGAAGTTGTTACAACTgatgatatattaataaatacgaaagaaaataaaagaagtaacgTCGCTGGGGGTATTATAAAAGAGTGTAAgttaaaaatatctaataattcTCCGCTAGAAATTGATTCACTAAAACGAGAaactaaagaaaacaaaacttgtAAGTTGAATGCATTTCAGTTTATGATGGATAAAAG GAATAAAAGTATTGGATCTAATTCACCAGGTAAAGAATTAGATAAAGAACTGCCTTTAGACGAGGgagaaaataaggaaaaactaGCCGCTAGGcgacatttattttcaaagtggTCGGAATTAAAAGGTGGTGAAAAAAGAAAGAGACTGGAGcaggaaaaagatgaaataatcAAACACAAGTTGAATGAACGTACAAAGAGATTTaagaaacttttaaaagtagataaaaatgagaaaattgaaacattgaaaaggAAGAGAAGTAGAAGAATAAGTAGTAGTAGTGAAGATATTGATGATTTTGAAAAGAAAGAG gcgaaacaaaatattttaagaaaaaaggGCAGTggtactaaaaaaaattacgttaaGGATGATACATCAATTGGAAAATGTACAAGGGATGGTTTTAGTGATATTGAAAATCCATTAACTGAAAATAGggttataaaaatggaaaataacaatggaaaattggaaaaaacggGAAATTTATTATCGTTTATAAAATCGGAacaaaaagagaagaagaataaaaccaaaaaacattcgaaagatgaaaaatatgataagaaaaaacaaaaatatccaaCAGAAAACGAATCAAATCAAGAACGAACTTTGAGATcttggaaattgaaaataaaactaaaaactgACGATTTCAATGACGAAAAATCCTCACAGATATCCCCAGTTGATTATTTGGAACTCTCATCATCAGATTTGGACGAATGCGTTGATTTATCCTCCGATAGCgaagataaaaaaatggttaaaatcGCTCCGGTTTTCCATAAATCGCTACCGAAACCTAAAGAAGATCCAGCGATAGCGGAAGCTAGAAAACAATTCCTCATGAGCGGAATTCcttcttctttaaaaaaaataatcgaccGACAAAACAG ttttGTAGATCAACAGGACGGGTTTCCGGTTACCAGTCACGTTCAACAAAAATGTGACAGTTCGTTCTGGAACCTACCCCCGGTTCGATTGAAATTACTCGACGACGCGCCGATTTCGATACGAAAAGATTtgatatgtgaaaaaataatcggAAGTGATCGAATCGGGGGTGCGAATACGGAAAATCGAGTCGGAAAGTTTGTGGATTCGGGGATGGTTTtgaggaaaattaaaaaagaaaatcccGATTATCCGGTGATTAAGTCCTTTCGGCAAATTTGCGGTAACAAATCGGGTGTAATTGAAGGGGTTGGGACGTCGGGGAAACGGAAGAAGGGTAAAAAGGTTAATGGAGGAAGTGTCGTGGAAAATTTTGGGGGAAATTGGTGTATGTGGACGGAGAAGTATAAACCGAAAACTTCTAATGAAATTTTGGGGAATTCTCAAGCGATCAAACGTTTGAAAAAGTGGTTGGAAGATTGGAAACAAttcag CAACGAAATTAATTTGGGAGGGAAAACAGAAACTCGCAGCAGCGAATCCGAATTCGAAACAACAGATTGCGATAGTCGAGACGGTTCAATGCTACCGGGGAAAATAATAATCTTAGAAGGACCTTGTGGTACTGGTAAAACCATGTCGGTGTACGCAGTTTGTAATGAATTAGGTTACAACGTTATCGAATTGAATGCTTCTAATAAACGAACAg GTAAACGGTTGTTACAAGACCTACAAGAGGCTACGCAATCCCATCAAGTTAGGAAAAAGGAATCGTTTTTTCAATCTAGTACCAAGGAGAGTTTAAAAAACCACGAGATGTGTTTACTTTTGATAGAAGACGTCGATTTGGTGTTCGAACAAGACGACGGTTTCGTAAACGCTCTACTACAGCTAACCGCTACTACTAAAAGACCGATAATAGCCACTACTAAcgattattattctattttcgtacaaaaatatttcggaATGTTCGAATTCATACATTTTTCACCGCTCTCATCTTTTTCTTTAGCCACATGGTTACAAATCGTCTTCCTAGTTGAAGGATCATACGTTTGTCGAAACGATATAG GTAGtttattagaatataataaagGAGACGTTCGGAAAACTTTGTTACAACTACAATTTTGGTTGCAATCGCAACCAGAACCAAATCTAATCAAAATAGAAGATAAAATtaactataatgaaaaatttactgaCGTGGATAATTCGATAGAAGAAAAATCTTACAAAAAGTGCATTTCGGtttcagaaatatttcaaatggaCCAACCTTTCCGTATACCGTTTACCTTAGACTTGTTGTGGTGGAATATCTTTTCCAACAGGAGATTGGATAATTGCCAAGAAACAGTGGTTAATAGTGATAGTGATAAAGTGGGTTTAGTGTCGTTGGGTAGAGTGTTCGATTCGCTTTCGTGCGTTGACATGATGTGTAAAAACGTTTCGTGTTATAACGAAGGAAATATTAAAGTTAGGGATAGTTTGGAATTGTGCGAAACTTTTAATTATTACGACGACCCCGAATTTGTACATGAACTTACAAGTTATTTAATGAACGGTTACATCAGTAAGTACGgtgataacaaaaataaattggatcCAGCTTTATCGGATAGGACGGAAAGAAG ATGGAAAACGACGTTACAAGAATACGAAAATGAATTTAAGGAAGCATTACTACTATCAACAGATAAAAAATCTTCCGCTTTAGATTATCTGCCAGCTTTGCGTCATATTACTAGATCGGAATCTGTACGAGCTGCTAGTAATACGAAACGAGGCAATCgtttcagaaattatttaaaagatcTCGGTGTAAAATGTCAGGATAAAACAATTACGAATGCTTGTAGAATATTCAACAACCAATTCAGTATATGA